A single region of the Garra rufa chromosome 20, GarRuf1.0, whole genome shotgun sequence genome encodes:
- the LOC141294113 gene encoding CD27 antigen-like isoform X3: MAPTLNIPGTKQVLAIFVAASSTLCVATCPENHFQLQESLCCLNCLEGEYVARNCSGGPRNYTGVLCLNCLRCEEIGEETVSQCTQFSNTRCAKKVLQITCRISNADESDGTSAEEPFHI, translated from the exons ATGGCACCTACATTGAACATACCTGGCACTAAGCAAGTCTTG GCAATATTTGTGGCTGCATCTAGTACTCTATGTGTAGCAACATGCCCAGAGAACCATTTCCAACTTCAAGAATCACTGTGCTGCTTGAACTGCCTGGAAG GTGAGTATGTAGCCCGGAACTGCTCTGGAGGACCCAGAAACTACACTGGTGTGCTATGTCTTAATTGCCTCAGATGTGAAG AAATTGGAGAGGAAACTGTTTCCCAGTGCACACAGTTCTCAAACACACGGTGTGCTA aaaaagtgctgcaaataacttg CAGAATCAGTAATGCTGATGAATCTGATGGCACCTCTGCAG aagaaccATTTCATATTTAA
- the LOC141294113 gene encoding CD27 antigen-like isoform X5 translates to MAPTLNIPGTKQVLAIFVAASSTLCVATCPENHFQLQESLCCLNCLEGEYVARNCSGGPRNYTGVLCLNCLRCEEKVLQITCRISNADESDGTSAEEPFHI, encoded by the exons ATGGCACCTACATTGAACATACCTGGCACTAAGCAAGTCTTG GCAATATTTGTGGCTGCATCTAGTACTCTATGTGTAGCAACATGCCCAGAGAACCATTTCCAACTTCAAGAATCACTGTGCTGCTTGAACTGCCTGGAAG GTGAGTATGTAGCCCGGAACTGCTCTGGAGGACCCAGAAACTACACTGGTGTGCTATGTCTTAATTGCCTCAGATGTGAAG aaaaagtgctgcaaataacttg CAGAATCAGTAATGCTGATGAATCTGATGGCACCTCTGCAG aagaaccATTTCATATTTAA
- the LOC141294113 gene encoding CD27 antigen-like isoform X1, with the protein MAPTLNIPGTKQVLAIFVAASSTLCVATCPENHFQLQESLCCLNCLEGEYVARNCSGGPRNYTGVLCLNCLRCEEIGEETVSQCTQFSNTRCAKKVLQITWNGFSYTIATVSMLAVIVAVCFFSRISNADESDGTSAEEPFHI; encoded by the exons ATGGCACCTACATTGAACATACCTGGCACTAAGCAAGTCTTG GCAATATTTGTGGCTGCATCTAGTACTCTATGTGTAGCAACATGCCCAGAGAACCATTTCCAACTTCAAGAATCACTGTGCTGCTTGAACTGCCTGGAAG GTGAGTATGTAGCCCGGAACTGCTCTGGAGGACCCAGAAACTACACTGGTGTGCTATGTCTTAATTGCCTCAGATGTGAAG AAATTGGAGAGGAAACTGTTTCCCAGTGCACACAGTTCTCAAACACACGGTGTGCTA aaaaagtgctgcaaataacttg GAATGGTTTCTCATATACAATAGCCACTGTTTCCATGCTGGCTGTGATCGTGGCTGTCTGCTTCTTTAGCAGAATCAGTAATGCTGATGAATCTGATGGCACCTCTGCAG aagaaccATTTCATATTTAA
- the LOC141294113 gene encoding uncharacterized protein isoform X2, giving the protein MAPTLNIPGTKQVLAIFVAASSTLCVATCPENHFQLQESLCCLNCLEGEYVARNCSGGPRNYTGVLCLNCLRCEEKVLQITWNGFSYTIATVSMLAVIVAVCFFSRISNADESDGTSAEEPFHI; this is encoded by the exons ATGGCACCTACATTGAACATACCTGGCACTAAGCAAGTCTTG GCAATATTTGTGGCTGCATCTAGTACTCTATGTGTAGCAACATGCCCAGAGAACCATTTCCAACTTCAAGAATCACTGTGCTGCTTGAACTGCCTGGAAG GTGAGTATGTAGCCCGGAACTGCTCTGGAGGACCCAGAAACTACACTGGTGTGCTATGTCTTAATTGCCTCAGATGTGAAG aaaaagtgctgcaaataacttg GAATGGTTTCTCATATACAATAGCCACTGTTTCCATGCTGGCTGTGATCGTGGCTGTCTGCTTCTTTAGCAGAATCAGTAATGCTGATGAATCTGATGGCACCTCTGCAG aagaaccATTTCATATTTAA
- the LOC141294113 gene encoding CD27 antigen-like isoform X4, whose translation MAPTLNIPGTKQVLAIFVAASSTLCVATCPENHFQLQESLCCLNCLEGEYVARNCSGGPRNYTGVLCLNCLRCEEIGEETVSQCTQFSNTRCAKKVLQITCHCFHAGCDRGCLLL comes from the exons ATGGCACCTACATTGAACATACCTGGCACTAAGCAAGTCTTG GCAATATTTGTGGCTGCATCTAGTACTCTATGTGTAGCAACATGCCCAGAGAACCATTTCCAACTTCAAGAATCACTGTGCTGCTTGAACTGCCTGGAAG GTGAGTATGTAGCCCGGAACTGCTCTGGAGGACCCAGAAACTACACTGGTGTGCTATGTCTTAATTGCCTCAGATGTGAAG AAATTGGAGAGGAAACTGTTTCCCAGTGCACACAGTTCTCAAACACACGGTGTGCTA aaaaagtgctgcaaataacttg CCACTGTTTCCATGCTGGCTGTGATCGTGGCTGTCTGCTTCTTTAG